CCCGGCCACTGCATGAAGTCGTATGTGTCGCGGGTGAAATCGAGGAGCGCGTCTTCGATACCGCTCAGCACGGCGCGCCTCCACCCGACTCGGCGCGGCCTGACGGGGAGGCTGCGGGGCGGGTCATCATGGCGAGGATAGGCAGCCGCCCGAACGGGTGTCAAACATGGTCCCGTCCCCGATGGAGACGGGATTACGGGGCGGCGGCGATCTCGGCCTCGATCTCGCTCCACGGTCGAAAGCGACCCGGTGCCGCCAGGCCAACCGCGGAGGACATTTCCAGGTTTTGCTGGCCCAGCGGCACCCACTGCTGGTCGCGCCGCGCGTGATACTCGGCCAGCGCCTCGTCCATGGGGCGCTGGCCGCGGAGGCCCGCTGCCAGCGCGGGCGCCAGGAGCTGCACTTCGGAGAACGCCTTCGTGATCCCGAGGCCGTTCGTCGGGTCGAGGTGCAGGCCAGCGTCCCCTACCAGCGCCCAGCCGGGGCCATATGGCTTGCGGAAGTAGTGCGGCAGGTCGCCGGTGCCGAGAAAGCGCTCCTCACGGCGCCCGGCCCGCACCCTGGCGGCGAACTCAGCGTTCGCGAGCTCTATGCTCTCGAAGAAGGCCGCCTCCATGTTCGCCCGGAACGCCGCCATCTGCGCGCGGGGCCGCGCCGCGGCGATGCAGAGAAGCGAGCGGTTCGTTGGGAACGCGAGGACGCCGGCGCCGAGGGTGCCGTAGAGGTAGATGCAGTCCCGCTCGACCTCGACGCCGGAGAAGTAGGAGTAGTAGGCGCAGAGGAGGGTTTCGACGCGGTTGTACTCGGTTGGCTGCACCAGCCTCGCCACCCGGGAGTGGAGGCCGTCGGCGCCGACAACTATGCGCGCTTCTTCGCTCACGGTCCGCCCGGCAGCGTCGCGGGCCGTGATGCCGGTGACGGCCCCGTCCGGCGCGAAGAGCAGGTCACGGACGACGAAGTCCTCCCGCAGCTCCACTCCGGCCTTAACGGCCGCGTCCACGAGTATCTTGTCGAGAACGTGGCGCCGCGGGCAGAGGGCGATAGCCCTGCCTTCGGGGTCGTGCTCGCTGACCGTGACCTGAGGGCCGAGGGCGAAGCTTGTCCGGCGCAGGGGCGGGCACCCGGACGCGAGCACGGCGTCCAGCACACCCCACTGCGACAGCGCGGCGACGCCTGGCGGGTGGATGTAATGGGTGGACATGATGTCGCTGGGGAAGGTGTCGCGGTCCAGCAGGAGGACACGAAAGCCCTCGCGGGCGAGCAGCATCGCCGTTGGGGCGCCGGCGCAGCGGGCGCCGACTACTATCGCGTCATACATTCGCCACCCCTTTCGTGTCAGGGAATGCTATCCCAAGAGCCGGGCGCCGCGCAGCCTGCCGAGCCGCAAGCAGGCCGGCCGCGAGCACGTCCCGTTCTGACGGCGATAGCATCGAAGTGGCGGCGTGAGCGTTCCCAGGGACGAAACCGTTGCTGCGCGCGGAGGCCGATGGGCGGGGTCCCGTCCGGCGGGACACCTGTATAGTTCGAAAACCACGCGGAGGTAGTTCGAAGGAGCTTCTATGGAGATCAAGCCACCGGAGCAGACAGGCCTGTTCGAGGCGCTCTATACGACGCGCGCCCTGCGCCGCTTCAAGCCCGACCCGGTGCCGGACGAAGTCCTGTTCCAGGTGATCGACGCCGCGATCCGGGCCCCGGCGGGCGGCAACCAGCAGGTGTGGCACTTCCTCATCATCCGGGACCCCGAACTGCGTCTGAAGGTCGCGAAGTGGTATGAGGACGGCTGGAACAACTCGGGCTACCGCGAGGTCGAGACCGACCCGGCGCGGCTCGCGGCCTTGCCGCGGCAACAGCAGTTGGTGGTGCGGTCCGCGGCGTACCTGGCGCACAACATGCAGGAGGCGCCCGTGCTCGTGTTCGTCTGCGGGCCGAGGAACGCTGGCGGCAGCATCTATCCGGCGGTGCAGAATTTCCTCCTCGCCTGCCGTGGCATGGGGCTGGGCAGCACCCTGACGACTCTGTTCATGCGCAACTTCGACAAGATCGCGCAGGAGCTCGGCATACCGGAGGGACAACAGGCGTTCGCGCTCCTTCCGGTCGGCTACCCGCGCGACAAGTTCGGGCCTGTGAGCCGCCGGCCGGTCTGGAAGCACGCCAGCCTGGACCGCTGGGGCAATGAGTGGCCGTTCGCGAAGGCACAGCCAGACCAGGGCTGGCGGGACAAGTGGGTGGCGCCGGCCCAGGAAGGTTGAGTAGGAGCCCAACGGGCGCGAACGAGCAGCGCCTGGAGCACGAACCAAGAGATGGCCCGGGCTGAGGGCGAGCCAGCGAGGCGGCGTCGCCGTAGAGGCAGATGGCTCCCCTGCGAGCGCGACCCGGGCCTGCGGGCCGGTCGAGGTGCAGGGACAAGGGCTGCTGCCTGTTCGGGGCCCGAGCGCGTCCGCGCGGACTCGGCGCCCGGTCCTCTTCTGTCGCGTGCCCATTTCCAGCAGCCTGAAGCCGCCGGGGCGCGGCTGCGCTAGCATGATCGCGAAGTGCGCATTCTTGCCGTCGACGTCGGGACCGGCACGCAGGACATCCTGCTGTTCGACACTGCCCAGCCCGTCGAGAACAGCGTCAAGATGGTCATGCCCTCGCCAACCCAGATCGCCGCCCGCCGCATCCGCCGGGCCACGGAACAGGGGAGGCCGGTGCTGCTGGAGGGGACAATCGCTGGCGGCGGGCCCTGCGCGTGGGCGCTGGAGGAACACGTCCGCGCCGGCCTCGCCGCCTTTGCCACTCCGGAGGCGGCGCTGACATTCGACGACGAGATCGAGAAGGTCGAGGCGATGGGCGTCCGCCTGGTCTCGGACGACGAGGCCAGGGGGACGGACGCGGAGCGGGTCGTGCTGCGCGACCTCGACCTCGAGGCAATCCGGCGGGCCCTGGCCGCGTTCGACGCGGACGGGGGCTGGGACGCCGTTGCCGCCGGGTGCCTGGACCACGGCAATGCGCCTCCCGGTTACTCGGACCGCCTCTTCCGCTTCGACCACCTGCGGAGCGTGGTCGAGCGCGAGAACGACTTGCGGGCGTTCGCCTTCCTGCCGCAGGAACTGTCGGAGTACCTGACGCGCGCGCGCTCGATGGTGCGCTGCCTGCCGGAGGGCCTCCCCGCCGTTTTCCTGGACACCGGGCCAGCGGCCGCGCTTGGGGCGCTGGAGGACCCCGTCGTCCGCCGCGCTGGCCGGCAGGTGGTGCTGAACCTCGGCAACATGCACGCCCTGGCCTTCCACCTGCAGGGCGAGCGCATCGTCTCGCTCTACGAGCACCACACCGGCGAAATGACGACGGAACAGATCGAGGATTTCACCCGCCGGCTCGTAGAGGGCGCCCTTCGACACGAGGAGGTCTTCGGGTCAAAAGGGCACGGCGCCTTCTACGCGGGCCCCGACCGGGAGGTCGAGGGCCAGGGAGGAAGCGGGGACATGCCGCTCGTCGCCGTCACCGGTCCGCAGCGGTCGCGGCTGCGGGGCTCCGCGCTTCGCCCCTACCTGGCCGCCCCGCACGGCGACATGATGATCAGCGGCTGCTTTGGCATGCTGCGCGCCTTCGCCTACCGCTGGCCGGCGTGGCGTGAGGAGATCGAGGCGGCCCTGGAGGAGTAGGGGACTACAAGGCCCAGAATGCGGTAAGCAGAGACAGCGGGGGACTACGCGGCCGGCGCCGCTTAATTGATCTTCGTGATGTCGATTGTCTTCAGGCCGGTGATGTGCCTCCAGGTGCGGAGCTGCACATCCTTGACCTTGTGAGCCTTGAGCAGACGCTTTGCCTCGTCCGCGTGGCCGGCCGGCACGTAAAGGAAGAATGTCACGCCTTTGAGGCGCGATAGAGGCGCCCAGGACTCCGCGACGTCGGGGCGGAGCATGTCCGGCGTCACGACCTCGGCGACCATCACGGGGTGCTTTTCCGGCCACTGCAGGACGACGATGTCCGGGGTGAGCTCCCGGCCCAGCGTCGTGAATATCTTCTGCTCGACCTCGGGTTCGTTGATGAAGGTGCGGAAGTGCGGATACTCCGGCGTCGGGAAGGGGAAGTACTCCTCGGCGATGTTGCGTACGGCGGAGAGGTGGCTCTCCCTGTAGGACTTCTGGCTCGGCACGAGAAGGTGCTCAGTGTCCCGCCAGCGTTCTTCGACCCGCGCCCTCATTCGTCCCTCCAGGCCCTCAAGTCACACCGCTGGCATCATAACGACGCCGGATCTGAGGGTCTAGCGCGCCAGGGGGGCCAGGAGGGGGACGCACTCCGCGACCCGCGGGAAGCGCGTGGCTGATCACCACCAGCTGGCGGCGACGCACCGCGGACGACCTCCAGCCGGTGAGGCCAGGAGGGCGGCCCGGAGCTTCAAGGCTGCGGTGCAGGCGTGCGCTCGGCCCGGACGACCTGGTCCATGACGAACTCGAGGAACGTCGCCGCCTCGGACATAGTGAAGCGCTCGCGCTCCCACACGAGCCTCGCTTCGGCGCCGGGTTCGACTTCGAGGCGCACGCCGAGCTGCGGCCAGAGCGACGGGCGTACCTGGCGGTCGGGCTTGAGGATGTCCGGGCGCTGGGCGACGAGCCGGACGTAGGCCTCCGCGCAGGCCCGCACGGCGCCTGCGTAGTCGCCCTGGTCGATCGCGCGGTCAGCGGCCTCCATCGCCTCCCGATAGCCGGGGTCTTTGATGTCTGATGGCCTCGTCATCCTGCGAACCTCTGACCTCCGGAATCGCGAGCCGCGGGCCCAGCAAGCCTCCGGGCCTGCGCACCTCTGGCGTTCGAATCCGGCCCCGCCGGAAGGTAGTCCGGGCGGCCGGAAGTGCGGCTCAGATGGTGCTGTTGACCGGGAACTTGACGCCGTCCAGTTGCCGCTCGCGCCACTTCTGGTGCTCGCGGTGCCGCTCCTTGAACTCGGGCATGACCTCCTTCGCGAAGAGCTCCAGGGACTCCATGATGTGCTCGTGCTTCCGGTCGCCGCACTGGGCGATGAAGATCATCGCGTCCAGGTGCGCCGCCTCGTAGCGACGCAGGTTGTTGCGGATGAACTCCGGCGAGCCCATGAACCCGCCCCTCCGGCCGGCGCGATACAGGGCCCGCGCGCTCTCGTCGGCCGGCTCTTGAGCCGTGGCGGCGTCGCGCGCGGCTTCCGTCTGGGCGGCGTCGAAGCGCTGGCGAAACTCGCGGTAGAGGTGGTCGCGCCCCGGATTGCGCGGCGGGTTCGGTGGCGTGCCGCGCCCGAGCGAGTAGCCGAAGAACTGCGCGCCAGACAGGCCGCGCTCGATGGCCTCCTCGTCCGTCCTCGCGCACATGAGGTTGCCGACCGTGGCAACCGCGGGGTTGAGGGCCGCGCCGATCGGGCGCCGGCACTCGCGTACGAGCTCGTAGTAGCGCTCGATGCGCTCGGCCGCCTCCTCTGGCGTCTCGAAGCCGAAGCCGAGGGGGGCGATGCCCAGACGGCCGGCGACCATGAAGGTCTCTCGACGCGAGGCGGCGACCCAGACGGGTGGGTGCGGCTTCTGCAGTGGCTTGGGGATCACGTTGCGAACGGGCATGCCGAAGTGTACGCCTTCGTAGCCCTCGTAGGGGACGGAGGTCATCATGCGCACGCATTCGCGCAGCGCCTCTTCCCAGGCCTCCTTCTTCAACTCGCGCGGCGTGCCGAAGCCGCCAAGTTCCATGTCCGAGGCGCCTTCGCCCGTGCCGAACTCCACGCGCCCGTCCGACACCAGGTCCAGGGTGGCGATGCGCTCCGCGACGCGCGCCGGGTGGTTGACCCGCGGCGGCATGTGGACGATGCCGTGGCCGAGGCGGATGTTCTTCGTCCGCTGGGAGGCGGCTGCCAGCACTACTTCCGGCGCGGAGGAGTGGGAGTACTCCTCCAGGAAGTGGTGCTCGACCTCGAACACGTAGTCGAAGCCGAGCCTGTCGGCGAACTCGATCTGGTCCAGGGCCTCGTGGATGATCCGGCGCTCGTCGTCCGGGTCCCACTGGTCGTTGTCCAGGGGCTTGGGGAGTTGCAGCTCGTAGAAGAGGCCGAACTTCATGGCCGCCTCCGGCGATGGATGTGGCGGGATTGTACTACTAGCACCCTCCGGCGTGAGCCGTTTGGCGCTGCCCAGGCGCCCGCGTCTGCGCTACCGTCGAAGCGGAGGCACCGTCATGAAGAGGACCCTCGCCTTGCTCGCACTTGGGCTGGCGGGCGCTGGCTACGCCCGTTTCGGCCGCCCCCGGGTGCTCAACTGGGGCGCGACGCCGGAGGAGGTGAGCAGCCCGATGCCGGGCGACGACATAGTGCCGGACGCGTGGCTCCAGACGACGCGCGCCATCACCATCGAGGCGCCGCCGTCGGCGATCTGGCCCTGGTTGGTGCAGATGGGGCCCCGCCCGCGCGCCGGCGCCTACACGTATGACTGGATCGAGCGCCTTCTCGGCATAGACATCGAGAACAGCGACGTCATCCTCC
Above is a genomic segment from Dehalococcoidia bacterium containing:
- a CDS encoding NAD(P)/FAD-dependent oxidoreductase; translated protein: MYDAIVVGARCAGAPTAMLLAREGFRVLLLDRDTFPSDIMSTHYIHPPGVAALSQWGVLDAVLASGCPPLRRTSFALGPQVTVSEHDPEGRAIALCPRRHVLDKILVDAAVKAGVELREDFVVRDLLFAPDGAVTGITARDAAGRTVSEEARIVVGADGLHSRVARLVQPTEYNRVETLLCAYYSYFSGVEVERDCIYLYGTLGAGVLAFPTNRSLLCIAAARPRAQMAAFRANMEAAFFESIELANAEFAARVRAGRREERFLGTGDLPHYFRKPYGPGWALVGDAGLHLDPTNGLGITKAFSEVQLLAPALAAGLRGQRPMDEALAEYHARRDQQWVPLGQQNLEMSSAVGLAAPGRFRPWSEIEAEIAAAP
- a CDS encoding nitroreductase family protein, translating into MEIKPPEQTGLFEALYTTRALRRFKPDPVPDEVLFQVIDAAIRAPAGGNQQVWHFLIIRDPELRLKVAKWYEDGWNNSGYREVETDPARLAALPRQQQLVVRSAAYLAHNMQEAPVLVFVCGPRNAGGSIYPAVQNFLLACRGMGLGSTLTTLFMRNFDKIAQELGIPEGQQAFALLPVGYPRDKFGPVSRRPVWKHASLDRWGNEWPFAKAQPDQGWRDKWVAPAQEG
- a CDS encoding DUF1786 family protein → MRILAVDVGTGTQDILLFDTAQPVENSVKMVMPSPTQIAARRIRRATEQGRPVLLEGTIAGGGPCAWALEEHVRAGLAAFATPEAALTFDDEIEKVEAMGVRLVSDDEARGTDAERVVLRDLDLEAIRRALAAFDADGGWDAVAAGCLDHGNAPPGYSDRLFRFDHLRSVVERENDLRAFAFLPQELSEYLTRARSMVRCLPEGLPAVFLDTGPAAALGALEDPVVRRAGRQVVLNLGNMHALAFHLQGERIVSLYEHHTGEMTTEQIEDFTRRLVEGALRHEEVFGSKGHGAFYAGPDREVEGQGGSGDMPLVAVTGPQRSRLRGSALRPYLAAPHGDMMISGCFGMLRAFAYRWPAWREEIEAALEE
- a CDS encoding LLM class flavin-dependent oxidoreductase, which codes for MKFGLFYELQLPKPLDNDQWDPDDERRIIHEALDQIEFADRLGFDYVFEVEHHFLEEYSHSSAPEVVLAAASQRTKNIRLGHGIVHMPPRVNHPARVAERIATLDLVSDGRVEFGTGEGASDMELGGFGTPRELKKEAWEEALRECVRMMTSVPYEGYEGVHFGMPVRNVIPKPLQKPHPPVWVAASRRETFMVAGRLGIAPLGFGFETPEEAAERIERYYELVRECRRPIGAALNPAVATVGNLMCARTDEEAIERGLSGAQFFGYSLGRGTPPNPPRNPGRDHLYREFRQRFDAAQTEAARDAATAQEPADESARALYRAGRRGGFMGSPEFIRNNLRRYEAAHLDAMIFIAQCGDRKHEHIMESLELFAKEVMPEFKERHREHQKWRERQLDGVKFPVNSTI